One Betta splendens chromosome 8, fBetSpl5.4, whole genome shotgun sequence DNA segment encodes these proteins:
- the crebbpb gene encoding CREB binding protein b isoform X2, whose amino-acid sequence MADNLLDVGPPTAKRPKLNSPLSGSDGPDLVSLFDLENDLPDELIPNGDLGMGMSSNGGPGGPGLNSIVPDAAAKHKQLSELLRPGSSSILGGGHNSASPQQGGMVGSQLGAVLGKGPLGQGSPSHQSPQAQKAGVTAGQGNGNAGMAFNQAMLNSGQGHGVMSQPGQVMNGALGPAGRGRPGPGMQYQGMQGTQVGAGPGVGGSVLAETLTQGGSQMGAHNTMNAQQAGGLNKMGMSGAQFGQQYGQAGVQQMGPAGVNAQQVQNKTVLANNLPQFPAELKGPGSVPNMSQMQHQVASVGMVAGAGGISAGPTADPEKRKLIQQQLVLLLHAHKCQRREQANGEIRACTLPHCRTMKNVLNHMTHCQAGKSCQVAHCASSRQIISHWKNCTRHDCPVCLPLKNASDKRSQQPMLSSPGAGLQNTINTVGPGQSSSTAINSAATHIDPSSMQRAYAALGLPYGNQSPAQVQGQGPGQQNPQGSQHQQLRNMNSLGTNQMSQMAGGMGVPTSDQTGMHSDSSLPSTLNNQLMPDGSGAGGMANMPTATPLSSTGVRKAWHEHVTQDLRTHLVHKLVQAIFPTPDPAALKDRRMENLVAYARKVEGDMYESANSRDEYYHFLAEKIYKIQKELEEKRRSRLQKQPSMVGTAGLQQPGMTQPNAMGPGQAVRPPNGPVPMPNQLMTRMQVPQGVPTGMNQFNPMAMQNAQMSQAPMGARTPSPMNHQQQMNMSSVPTMGMSPSRLPQTPGMMGGHANNMVAQTPNQGQYLPQGQFPVAAGGAMNVNVGQLTPTAVTQPQNSNLPLNAMGSLGSQLPCGPSAQPTLGTTPPPNASASLQPQQQQQQQQQQQLQQHHAPTQAQVPTQPSTPASTGGPSSTPTHILSGFPGPPSATPPDPQPLTPQQPQPEPSSQMQQPTSVQAQHPSTPMSQAAASIDNRVPTPGSVAEMSSQQTLPDMSSTEVKTEVKDEDDDSNSGKKQPIKMEQEDETKPLLVKKEEPDVAEPKQESMETEEKKPEMKAEAKEGEESGANGTSASSNQNRKKIFKPEELRQALMPTLEALYRQDPESLPFRQPVDPMLLGIPDYFDIVKNPIDLSTIKRKLDTGQYQEPWQYVDDVWLMFNNAWLYNRKTSRVYKYCTKLAEVFEAEIDPVMQGLGYCCGRKYEFSPQTLCCYGKQLCTISRDGTYYSYQNSSPKYGLIADRYHFCEKCFNEIQGNSVTLGDDPAQPQTMISKEQFEKKKNDSLDPEPFVECKDCGRKMHQICVLHYDTIWPSGFVCDNCLKKSSKTRKENKFSAKRLQSTRLGTYIEDRVNKYLKRQNHPEAGEVFVRVVASSDKMVEVKPGMKSRFVDAGEMVESFPYRTKALFAFEEIDGADVCFFGMHVQEYGSECPFPNTRRVYISYLDSIHFFKPRMLRTAVYHEILIGYLEYVKKLGYVMGHIWACPPSEGDDYIFHCHPPDQKIPKPKRLQEWYRKMLDKAFAERIIHDYKDIFKQATEDRLTSAYELPYFEGDFWPNVLEESIKELEQEEEERKKEENTASSETPEGAHADSKNAKKKNNKKTNKNKSSISRANKKKPGMPNVANDLSQKLYATMEKHKEVFFVIHLHAGPVINTLPPIMDPDPLLTCDLMDGRDAFLTLARDKHWEFSSLRRCKWSTMCMLVELHNQGQDRFVYTCNECKHHVETRWHCTVCEDYDLCINCYNTKGHEHQMVKWGLGLDDDSNSQGGEASKSPQESRRLSIQRCIQSLVHACQCRNANCSLPSCQKMKRVVQHTKGCKRKTNGGCPVCKQLIALCCYHAKHCQENKCPVPFCLNIKHKLRQQQLQHRLQQAQMMRRRMATMAGTAGMPLPSPPTSAAPDTPNSLQQPNTPQTPQPMPNQPPQQQQPNPTNIPQGFPNNGRGSQPPTPVPPVTPGKPGPQSSPQQSPLSNMQHQQQPQPQQQPLLAALKVAKQIEMAAKAKQQQNYAMNGMPMNHPRMIGPTQGQMHMIQGSRGPQVMQAMQQGQWGPGMQNPMQSPQGHQQQVPPQQGPMVPQQVQGTPMPPQAQLMQRPMMTQQPGLQMPSVMAPQGPSQQGMTPQQQGMPRGMPGNIAQSALQDLLRTLKSPSSPQQQQQVLNILKSNPHLMAAFIKQRTAKYQANQPQQQQAQQQNPQAMLGSQAGMQAMAAMANQVPRPGMAPQQQPPQQAVPQGMAPMGPQGQMMNAAQNGNPQLYRRQQILRMQQMQQQQQQQQGGIPQGHGQFPQQLPGPASYSQLRMQQQMAVQGGSVPMGQLPPTSQMGQPGMGMEVPQNMVPQRLLQQQQMLKQQMGSPAQANSMSPQPHMLQGQGQGGPHLPGQTMANALGNQVRSPAPVQSPRPPSQQPPHSSPSPRIQPQPSPQHGALHSNSPHPSLGGPMEQGHIGTPEQSAMLPQLNTPNRGALGNDMGMVGDLTGDTLEKFVEGL is encoded by the exons ATGGCTGACAATCTGTTGGATGTCGGACCCCCCACTGCAAAGCGACCCAAGCTCAATTCACCCCTCTCCGGATCAGACGGCCCAG ACCTAGTGTCTCTATTTGACCTGGAAAATGACCTTCCAGATGAGCTCATTCCCAATGGAGACTTGGGAATGGGGATGTCCTCCAATGGTGGCCCAGGTGGTCCCGGTCTCAACTCCATCGTTCCTGATGCAGCTgccaaacacaagcagctgtccGAGCTCCTGCGACCAGGAAGTTCCTCTATCTTGGGAGGAGGCCACAACTCTGCCAGCCCCCAACAGGGAGGTATGGTGGGAAGCCAGCTAGGCGCTGTGCTTGGTAAGGGTCCGCTGGGGCAGGGCTCGCCGAGTCACCAGTCTCCTCAGGCCCAGAAAGCAGGAGTTACCGCTGGACAAGGCAACGGAAATGCAGGCATGGCCTTCAACCAGGCTATGTTGAACAGTGGGCAAGGTCATGGGGTCATGAGCCAGCCAGGACAAGTGATGAATGGAGCTCTGGGACCAGCGGGACGCGGCCGACCCGGGCCTGGCATGCAGTACCAAGGCATGCAGGGCACACAAGTGGGCGCTGGACCTGGCGTTGGTGGCAGTGTGTTGGCGGAGACTCTGACCCAAGGGGGATCGCAGATGGGTGCCCACAACACAATGAACGCTCAGCAAGCTGGAGGTCTGAACAAG ATGGGGATGTCAGGAGCTCAGTTTGGCCAGCAGTATGGTCAGGCCGGGGTGCAGCAGATGGGGCCAGCAGGGGTCAATGCCCAACAAGTCCAGAACAAGACAGTACTTGCAAACAACCTTCCCCAATTCCCTGCAGAACTCAAGGGACCTGGGAGTGTGCCAAACATG TCCCAGATGCAGCATCAAGTAGCATCGGTGGGCATGGTTGCTGGGGCTGGTGGCATTTCAGCGGGACCGACGGCCGACCCGGAGAAGCGCAAactcattcagcagcagctggtcctgctgctccacgcGCACAAGTGCCAGCGGCGGGAGCAGGCGAACGGGGAGATAAGGGCCTGCACTCTGCCCCACTGCCGCACCATGAAGAACGTACTCAACCACATGACCCACTGCCAGGCTGGCAAGTCCTGCCAGG TGGCTCACTGTGCATCATCCAGACAGATCATCTCCCACTGGAAGAACTGTACACGGCACGACTGTCCAGTCTGCCTGCCTCTGAAGAACGCTAGTGACAAAAGGAGCCAGCAAC CTATGCTTAGTTCTCCCGGGGCTGGCCTGCAAAACACCATCAACACAGTTGGTCCAGGTCAGTCCAGCTCCACGGCCATCAATAGTGCTGCCACGCACATTGACCCCAGCTCCATGCAGAGAGCCTACGCTGCCCTGGGCCTGCCATATGGGAACCAGTCTCCTGCTCAGGTCCAGGGCCAGGGTCCAGGTCAGCAGAACCCGCAAGgctcacagcatcagcagctgcgAAACATGAACTCATTAG GCACTAATCAGATGAGCCAGATGGCGGGAGGCATGGGTGTTCCGACTTCAGACCAGACTGGAATGCACTCGGATTCGTCTCTACCCTCCACACTCAACAA TCAACTGATGCCTGATGGGTCAGGAGCAGGAGGCATGGCAAACATGCCGACTGCCACCCCTCTTTCTTCTACGGGGGTAAGGAAGGCCTGGCACGAACATGTCACTCAGGACCTGCGCACTCACCTGGTGCACAAACT agTACAAGCCATATTCCCCACCCCTGACCCCGCAGCACTGAAGGACAGGCGAATGGAGAACCTGGTGGCGTATGCGCGCAAGGTTGAGGGTGACATGTATGAGTCAGCAAATAGCAGG GATGAGTATTACCATTTTCTGGCAGAAAAAATCTATAAGATCCAgaaggaactggaggagaagcGGCGATCACGACTCCAGAAACAGCCTAGCATGGTGGGCACagctgggctgcagcagcctggcatGACTCAGCCCAATGCCATGGGCCCAGGACAGGCTGTCCGACCTCCCA ATGGACCTGTGCCTATGCCAAATCAGTTAATGACCCGAATGCAGGTTCCCCAAG gtgttccCACAGGAATGAATCAGTTTAATCCAATGGCAATGCAGAATGCGCAGATGTCTCAGGCACCCATGGGAGCACGTACACCCTCCCCCATGAACCATCAACAGCAGATGAATATGAGCTCCGTCCCAACG ATGGGCATGTCTCCATCAAGGTTGCCTCAGACTCCAGGCATGATGGGTGGTCATGCCAATAACATGGTAGCTCAGACGCCCAACCAGGGTCAGTACCTGCCACAGGGTCAGTTCCCTGTAGCCGCAGGTGGTGCAATGAATGTGAATGTAGGACAGCTAACACCAACAGCTGTCACACAG CCGCAGAACTCTAACCTTCCTTTGAATGCGATGGGCTCCCTTGGCTCCCAGCTGCCCTGTGGTCCTTCAGCCCAACCCACGCTGGGCACTACCCCTCCACCCAATGCCTCTGCCAGCCTGCagcctcaacaacaacaacaacaacaacagcagcagcagctgcagcagcaccatgcTCCTACGCAAGCCCAGGTGCCCACTCAGCCCTCTACCCCCGCCTCAACGGGTGGGCCCTCTTCCACCCCAACTCACATACTCAGTGGCTTCCCCGGCCCCCCCTCTGCGACACCACCTGATCCCCAGCCACTCACACCCCAGCAGCCCCAACCTGAACCCTCGAGCCAAATGCAACAGCCCACCTCAGTGCAGGCACAACATCCTAGCACACCG ATGTCCCAGGCTGCAGCAAGTATAGACAACAGAGTCCCCACACCAGGCTCTGTGGCTGAGATGAGCTCTCAGCAGACTCTGCCTGACATGAGCAGCACTGAAGTCAAAACTGAAGTaaaggatgaagatgatgacagCAACTCTGGGAAGAAGCAACCTATCAAAATGGAG CAGGAGGatgaaaccaaacctctgctGGTGAAGAAGGAGGAGCCAGATGTAGCAGAGCCAAAGCAGGAATCAATGGAAACTGAGGAGAAGAAGCCGGAGATGAAGGCAGAAGCCAAAGAAGGGGAGGAAAGTGGGGCCAACGGCACATCAGCATCCTCCAATCAGAATCGCAAAAAAA TCTTTAAACCAGAGGAGCTGAGACAAGCTCTAATGCCTACCCTTGAGGCTCTTTATAGACAAGACCCAGAGTCGCTGCCCTTCAGGCAACCAGTTGACCCCATGCTCCTTGGCATTCCC GACTACTTTGACATAGTAAAGAATCCCATCGACCTATCCACCATCAAGCGCAAGCTGGATACGGGTCAGTACCAGGAGCCTTGGCAgtatgtggatgatgtgtgGCTCATGTTCAACAACGCCTGGCTGTACAACCGTAAAACGTCTCGGGTCTACAAGTACTGCACCAAACTGGCAGAAGTGTTTGAGGCGGAGATAGATCCCGTCATGCAGGGTCTGGGTTACTGCTGCGGAAGGAAG TATGAGTTCTCACCCCAGACACTGTGCTGCTATGGCAAACAGTTGTGCACCATCTCCAGGGATGGCACCTACTACAGTTATCAGAACAG TTCACCCAAATATGGCCTTATTGCCGACAGGTATCACTTCTGTGAGAAGTGCTTCAACGAGATCCAGGGCAACAGTGTGACCCTGGGAGATGACCCGGCACAGCCCCAGAC tatgatatCAAAAGAGCAGtttgaaaagaagaagaatgacTCTTTGGACCCTGAACC GTTTGTTGAATGTAAAGACTGTGGGCGGAAGATGCATCAAATCTGTGTGCTGCACTATGATACCATTTGGCCATCAGG CTTTGTCTGTGACAACTGTCTGAAGAAATCGAGCAAAacaagaaaggaaaacaaatttTCAGCCAAAC GGTTGCAGTCGACAAGGTTGGGGACGTACATTGAAGACAGAGTCAATAAGTACTTGAAAAGACAGAATCATCCAGAGGCTGGGGAGGTGTTTGTGCGAGTAGTAGCCAGCTCTGACAAAATGGTGGAGGTTAAGCCTGGAATGAAGTCTAG GTTTGTGGACGCGGGTGAGATGGTTGAGAGCTTCCCTTACAGAACCAAAGCACTTTTTGCATTTGAGGAAATAGATGgggcagatgtttgttttttcggCATGCATGTCCAGGAGTACGGCTCAGAGTGCCCCTTTCCAAATACAAG GCGAGTTTACATATCATACCTCGATAGTATTCACTTCTTTAAACCACGTATGCTAAGGACTGCAGTGTACCACGAGATCCTAATAGGTTACCTTGAGTATGTGAAGAAACTTGG GTATGTGATGGGACACATCTGGGCCTGCCCACCCAGTGAAGGAGACGACTACATTTTCCACTGCCACCCTCCTGACCAGAAGATTCCCAAACCCAAGAGACTCCAAGAGTGGTACAGGAAGATGCTGGACAAGGCTTTCGCCGAGAGGATCATACACGACTACAAG GATATTTTCAAGCAGGCAACAGAGGATCGGCTGACCAGTGCGTACGAGCTGCCGTACTTTGAGGGAGACTTTTGGCCCAATGTACTGGAGGAGAGTATCAAGGAACttgagcaggaagaggaggagagaaagaaggaggagaacaCGGCGTCATCTGAGACACCCGAG GGTGCTCACGCTGACAGCAAGAATGCcaaaaagaagaacaacaagaaaaccaacaaaaacaagagcagcATCAGCCGAGCCAATAAGAAAAAGCCTGGCATGCCGAATGTAGCCAACGATCTGTCCCAGAAGCTTTACGCCACAATGGAGAAACATAAGGAG GTATTTTTTGTCATCCACCTCCACGCTGGGCCAGTCATTAACACGCTGCCACCCATCATGGACCCGGACCCTCTGTTGACCTGTGACCTCATGGATGGCCGGGATGCCTTTCTGACTCTGGCCAGGGACAAGCATTGGGAGTTCAGCTCCTTGAGAAGATGCAAATGGAGCACAATGTGCATGTTGGTGGAACTGCACAACCAGGGCCAGGACCGCTTCGTGTACACTTGCAACGAGTGCAAGCACCACGTGGAGACGCGCTGGCATTGTACTGTCTGCGAG GACTATGACCTATGCATTAACTGCTACAACACTAAGGGCCATGAGCATCAAATGGTGAAATGGGGTCTGGGTCTTGATGACGACAGCAATAGCCAGGGTGGAGAGGCCTCAAAGAGCCCACAGGAGAGCCGACGTCTCAGCATTCAGcgctgcatccagtccctggtccatgCCTGCCAGTGCCGCAATGCCAACTGCTCTCTGCCTTCATGCCAGAAGATGAAGAGAGTAGTCCAGCACACCAAGGGCTGCAAGCGCAAGACCAATGGTGGCTGCCCTGTGTGCAAGCAGCTCATTGCTTTATGTTGTTATCACGCTAAGCACTGTCAGGAGAACAAGTGTCCTGTTCCCTTCTGTCTCAACATTAAGCACAAActccgtcagcagcagctgcagcacaggctcCAGCAGGCTCAAATGATGCGTCGCAGAATGGCCACTATGGCTGGAACGGCTGGGATGCCCCTGCCGTCTCCTCCTacctcagcagctcctgacaCCCCCAACTCTCTGCAGCAGCCTAATACACCCCAAACCCCCCAACCTATGCCCAACCAGCccccacaacagcagcaacccAACCCCACAAATATTCCACAAGGCTTCCCCAACAATGGCCGAGGTAGCCAGCCCCCAACACCAGTCCCGCCAGTTACCCCGGGCAAACCAGGGCCCCAGTCATCCCCACAGCAGTCGCCTCTATCTAACAtgcaacaccagcagcagcctcaaCCACAACAGCAACCACTGCTTGCAGCTCTAAAAGTGGCTAAGCAGATTGAGATGGCGGCCaaggcaaagcagcagcagaattatGCCATGAATGGGATGCCCATGAACCACCCACGAATGATTGGACCCACACAGGGCCAGATGCACATGATTCAGGGGTCGAGAGGCCCACAGGTGATGCAGGCTATGCAGCAGGGCCAGTGGGGTCCAGGAATGCAGAATCCCATGCAGAGTCCTCAAGGTCATCAGCAGCAGGTCCCTCCACAACAAGGCCCCATGGTCCCCCAGCAAGTTCAGGGAACCCCCATGCCTCCACAGGCCCAGCTAATGCAGAGGCCTATGATGACCCAGCAACCAGGTCTTCAAATGCCTAGCGTCATGGCTCCCCAGGGGCCCTCACAGCAGGGcatgacaccacagcagcaaggCATGCCACGAGGAATGCCTGGAAACATAGCTCAGAGTGCCCTGCAGGACTTATTGCGTACACTAAAATCTCCCAGCTCCccccagcaacagcagcaggttctcaACATCCTTAAGTCTAATCCCCATCTCATGGCTGCTTTCATTAAACAAAGGACAGCAAAGTATCAGGCTaaccagcctcagcagcagcaggcacagcagcagaaccctCAGGCCATGCTGGGGTCCCAAGCAGGAATGCAGGCAATGGCAGCAATGGCGAACCAGGTGCCAAGACCAGGGATGgcacctcagcagcagcctcctcagcagGCAGTGCCCCAGGGGATGGCACCTATGGGCCCTCAAGGCCAAATGATGAATGCTGCTCAAAACGGCAATCCTCAGCTGTACCGCAGGCAGCAGATCCTCAggatgcagcagatgcagcaacagcagcaacagcagcaaggAGGCATCCCTCAAGGGCACGGCCAGTTCCCACAGCAGCTGCCAGGCCCGGCAAGCTACTCGCAGCTTCGCATGCAGCAGCAAATGGCTGTGCAAGGAGGTAGTGTGCCCATGGGCCAGCTTCCCCCCACATCTCAAATGGGACAACCCGGCATGGGCATGGAGGTTCCTCAGAACATGGTCCCGCAGCGcttgcttcagcagcagcagatgttaaAGCAGCAGATGGGCTCTCCGGCACAGGCGAACTCGATGAGTCCGCAGCCTCACATGCTCCAAGGTCAAGGCCAAGGAGGACCTCATTTACCTGGTCAGACAATGGCAAATGCTTTAGGAAACCAAGTACGCTCCCCAGCCCCTGTGCAGTCACCCCGTCCACCTTCGCAGCAGCCCCCGCATTCCAGTCCCTCCCCACGCATACAGCCCCAGCCTTCACCCCAGCATGGTGCCCTCCACTCCAACTCCCCTCACCCGAGCCTTGGAGGCCCCATGGAGCAGGGACACATAGGAACGCCAGAACAGAGCGCCATGCTCCCGCAACTTAACACTCCCAACCGAGGGGCGTTGGGTAATGACATGGGGATGGTGGGTGACCTGACGGGAGACACGCTGGAGAAATTTGTTGAAGGATTGTAG